In one Oscillospiraceae bacterium genomic region, the following are encoded:
- a CDS encoding peptide ABC transporter permease gives MLKYTLKRLLALIPVIIGVTFLIYFIMSFSPGDPARMQLGNAATEESVAQLRQEMGLDKPVLVQYVRYMGGLLRGDFGTSYITGQPVMREISACFPYTVKLALLAMALAVLISVPIGILSAMKQNSLLDGLSMVFALLGISMPPFWLGLMMILLFSVTLGWLPSGGSVGWTSYIMPAITVAVASMAVIARTTRSSMLEVIRQDYIRTARAKGVPRKAVIRRHAMRNAMIPTVTAIGLEIGTALGGAVLTETVFSWPGIGRLCYTAITQKNTPMVLACTLIFSVCFSIVNLAVDILYAYIDPRIKSQFK, from the coding sequence ATGCTCAAATATACGCTGAAACGGCTCCTGGCGCTGATCCCGGTGATCATCGGCGTGACGTTCCTCATCTACTTCATCATGAGCTTCTCCCCCGGCGACCCGGCGCGGATGCAGCTGGGCAACGCCGCCACCGAGGAGTCGGTGGCCCAGCTCCGGCAGGAGATGGGCCTGGACAAGCCGGTGCTGGTGCAGTACGTCCGGTACATGGGCGGGCTGCTGCGGGGGGACTTCGGCACCAGCTACATCACGGGCCAGCCGGTGATGAGGGAGATCTCCGCCTGCTTTCCCTACACGGTGAAGCTGGCCCTGCTGGCCATGGCCCTGGCGGTGTTGATCTCGGTGCCCATCGGCATCCTGTCCGCCATGAAGCAGAACTCCCTGCTGGACGGGCTGAGCATGGTCTTCGCCCTGCTGGGCATCTCCATGCCCCCCTTCTGGCTGGGCCTGATGATGATCCTCCTGTTCTCCGTCACCCTGGGATGGCTGCCCTCCGGCGGATCGGTGGGCTGGACCAGCTACATCATGCCCGCCATCACCGTGGCGGTGGCCTCCATGGCGGTCATCGCCCGCACCACCCGGTCCTCCATGCTGGAGGTCATCCGCCAGGACTACATCCGCACGGCCCGGGCCAAGGGCGTGCCCCGCAAGGCGGTCATCCGCCGCCACGCCATGCGCAACGCCATGATCCCCACCGTCACCGCCATCGGCCTGGAGATCGGCACGGCCCTGGGCGGCGCGGTGCTCACCGAGACCGTCTTCTCCTGGCCGGGCATCGGGCGGCTGTGCTACACCGCCATCACCCAGAAGAACACCCCCATGGTGCTGGCCTGCACCCTGATTTTCTCAGTTTGCTTCTCCATCGTGAACCTGGCGGTGGACATCCTGTACGCCTACATCGACCCCAGGATCAAGTCCCAATTCAAGTAG
- a CDS encoding diguanylate phosphodiesterase codes for MNRRKLLALALALALCAGVLSGCGGSGAQDPAPNPGTQAPGDPSKTTLTVAIGNDISSIDPAGHNDTFSALVTNMLTSRLFTYDAAGNVIADAADTWSYETDTELVITIKKGITFQDGSEMKAEDVKASLDRAMESPNVAYVLDKIDHIEVVDDYTVKIVTQAPFAPLISNMVHSGCAILSKAQIDSGDFTAINGSGPYKFVEHQPGDHITLERYDGYFDQEKASAFQTLLIRIIPESTSRTIALETGEVDLVTTLDTVDYSRVQDNPNLTLIETVANNINYVALNTVSGPFADRTLRQMMNYALDKQSILVVAENGHGQILDSFTPSGVLGYVPNDTYGYNPEKAKELLAQAGYGPGELTVTISSYGTDRVSPVIQSNLNDIGVNCIVNNMDIGAFMDLMYSGGHDCCLIGFTTSSDPDRFFSALLGTGSMNNVSYFSDPEIDALIAQGASTIDEAERAGYYGQIHRLGMEAAPWVPLYSRVLIMGGSSKLSFDGVLDPMGDVNFNLIRIK; via the coding sequence ATGAACCGAAGGAAACTGTTGGCCCTCGCTCTTGCCCTGGCGCTGTGCGCCGGGGTGCTCTCCGGCTGCGGCGGCAGCGGCGCGCAGGACCCCGCCCCCAACCCCGGCACCCAGGCCCCGGGCGATCCCTCCAAGACCACGCTCACCGTCGCCATCGGCAACGACATCTCCTCCATCGACCCCGCCGGACACAACGACACCTTCTCCGCCCTGGTGACCAACATGCTCACCAGCCGCCTGTTCACCTACGACGCGGCGGGCAACGTCATCGCCGACGCGGCGGATACCTGGAGCTACGAGACCGACACCGAGCTGGTCATCACCATTAAAAAGGGCATCACCTTCCAGGACGGCAGCGAGATGAAGGCCGAGGACGTGAAGGCCAGCCTGGACCGGGCTATGGAGTCCCCCAACGTGGCCTACGTGCTGGACAAGATCGACCACATCGAGGTGGTGGACGACTACACGGTGAAGATCGTCACCCAGGCCCCCTTCGCCCCCCTGATCAGCAACATGGTCCACTCGGGCTGCGCGATTTTGTCCAAGGCCCAGATCGACTCCGGGGACTTTACCGCCATCAACGGCTCCGGGCCCTACAAATTCGTGGAGCACCAGCCCGGCGACCACATCACCCTGGAGCGCTACGACGGCTACTTCGACCAGGAGAAGGCCTCCGCCTTCCAGACCCTGCTGATCCGCATCATCCCCGAGAGCACCAGCCGCACCATCGCCCTGGAGACCGGGGAGGTGGATCTGGTGACCACCCTGGACACCGTGGACTACAGCCGGGTGCAGGACAACCCCAACCTGACCCTCATCGAGACGGTGGCCAACAACATCAACTACGTGGCGCTGAACACCGTCTCCGGCCCCTTCGCCGACCGGACCCTGCGCCAGATGATGAACTACGCCCTGGACAAGCAGTCCATCCTGGTGGTGGCGGAGAACGGCCACGGCCAGATCCTGGACAGCTTCACCCCCAGCGGCGTGCTGGGCTACGTGCCCAACGACACCTACGGCTATAACCCCGAAAAGGCCAAGGAGCTGCTGGCCCAGGCGGGCTACGGCCCCGGTGAGCTCACCGTGACCATCTCCTCCTACGGCACCGACCGGGTGTCCCCCGTCATCCAGAGCAACCTGAACGACATCGGGGTCAACTGCATCGTCAACAACATGGACATCGGCGCGTTTATGGATCTGATGTACAGCGGCGGACACGACTGCTGCCTCATCGGCTTCACCACCTCCTCCGACCCCGACCGCTTCTTCTCCGCCCTGCTGGGCACCGGCTCCATGAACAACGTCTCCTACTTCTCCGACCCTGAGATCGACGCTCTAATCGCCCAGGGCGCCTCCACCATCGACGAGGCCGAGCGGGCGGGGTACTACGGGCAGATCCACCGCCTGGGCATGGAGGCGGCCCCCTGGGTGCCCCTGTACAGCCGGGTGCTCATCATGGGCGGCAGCAGCAAGCTCAGCTTCGACGGCGTGCTGGATCCCATGGGCGACGTGAACTTCAACCTCATCCGCATCAAATAG
- the aes_3 gene encoding acetyl esterase — protein sequence MLKNKYDIYKKISPQMLEVVRTIQARQQPPTEDWRQDYVDERAYWNEGGPQPVKVVEAVVPGPHGDIPVRLHYPRLGEGLPAIVFLHGGGYYLGNNDTHSRMMRILADASGAVVIGVDYRLAPEFMFPVQVDETVAVTRYFHLHGGDFGLDGADLCLAGDSGGATLALAANLYLRDEDGDNSYITSLLLYYGAYGMRDSISLRLYGNEIDGLMRESMGFYDEGYIKPEDLKSPYYDLMDNDLTFGIPPTLLVCGDADPLIDNSTALYEILKDKGLTVEYKVYPGVMHAFLHYSRLLPDAWDALRLGADFRNQHGRQRKD from the coding sequence ATGCTCAAAAACAAGTACGACATCTACAAAAAGATCAGCCCCCAGATGCTGGAGGTGGTCAGGACCATCCAGGCCAGGCAGCAGCCGCCCACCGAGGACTGGCGGCAGGACTACGTGGACGAGCGGGCCTACTGGAACGAGGGCGGCCCCCAGCCCGTCAAGGTGGTGGAGGCGGTGGTGCCAGGCCCCCACGGGGACATCCCGGTGCGGCTGCACTACCCCAGGCTGGGGGAGGGGCTGCCCGCGATCGTCTTCCTGCACGGCGGGGGCTATTACCTGGGGAACAACGACACCCACAGCCGGATGATGCGCATCCTGGCCGACGCATCGGGCGCGGTGGTGATCGGCGTGGACTACCGCCTGGCCCCGGAGTTCATGTTCCCGGTCCAGGTAGACGAGACGGTGGCCGTCACCCGCTACTTCCACCTGCACGGCGGAGACTTCGGCCTGGACGGGGCGGATTTGTGCTTGGCGGGGGACTCGGGCGGGGCCACGCTGGCCCTGGCGGCCAACCTCTACCTGCGGGACGAGGACGGGGACAATTCCTATATCACCTCCCTGCTGCTCTACTACGGGGCCTACGGGATGCGGGACTCCATCTCCCTGCGGCTCTACGGCAACGAGATTGACGGCCTCATGCGGGAGTCCATGGGCTTCTACGACGAGGGCTACATCAAACCCGAGGATTTGAAAAGCCCCTACTACGACCTGATGGACAACGACCTCACCTTCGGCATCCCGCCCACGCTGCTGGTGTGCGGGGACGCCGACCCGCTCATCGACAACTCCACCGCCCTGTACGAGATCCTGAAGGACAAGGGCCTCACCGTGGAGTACAAGGTCTACCCGGGCGTGATGCACGCCTTCCTCCACTACTCCAGGCTGCTGCCCGACGCGTGGGACGCCCTGCGCCTGGGCGCGGACTTCCGAAATCAACACGGCAGGCAGAGAAAGGATTGA
- the mglB_1 gene encoding galactose ABC transporter substrate-binding protein: MGTGARRLGVLLLSLLLLGLAGCTRSGGEGPVTVRIGVALYQQDDTFISTVVQHLEQLAKEEEQARDIKLNLNIADGRGSQSAQNEQVDRFLAQGYDIICVNIVDRTAAAVIIDKAQSAGVPVIFFNREPVEEDLARWEGAYYVGCDGAQSGQMQGQIVLDAWQTDPGALDRSGDGVLQYVMLEGEPGHQDALLRTENSLKVLVQAGVPTEKLASDTANWQRGQATTRMLQWLERFGAEIEVVFANNDDMALGAIDACLDAGLAEDALPFVVGVDATPPALDAVAEGLLKGTVRNDAAGLARSMLDLGCALAAGEDPGKAVELTDGKYVWLDYATVTRDNLEEFRPVA, translated from the coding sequence ATGGGTACCGGCGCGCGGCGCCTGGGCGTTTTGCTCCTGTCCCTGCTGCTGCTCGGCCTGGCCGGGTGTACCCGCTCCGGCGGGGAGGGGCCGGTGACGGTGCGCATCGGGGTGGCCCTCTACCAGCAGGACGACACCTTTATCTCCACCGTGGTGCAGCACCTGGAGCAGCTGGCCAAGGAGGAGGAGCAGGCGCGGGACATCAAGCTCAACCTGAACATCGCCGACGGCCGGGGCAGCCAGTCCGCCCAGAACGAGCAGGTGGACCGCTTCCTGGCCCAGGGCTACGACATCATCTGCGTCAACATCGTGGACCGGACGGCGGCCGCCGTCATCATCGACAAGGCCCAGTCCGCGGGGGTGCCCGTGATTTTCTTCAACCGGGAGCCGGTGGAGGAGGACTTGGCGCGCTGGGAGGGGGCCTACTACGTGGGCTGCGACGGGGCCCAGTCCGGCCAGATGCAGGGGCAGATCGTCCTGGACGCCTGGCAAACCGACCCCGGGGCGCTGGACCGCAGCGGCGACGGCGTGCTGCAGTACGTCATGCTGGAGGGGGAGCCCGGCCACCAGGACGCCCTGCTGCGCACGGAGAACAGCCTCAAGGTGCTCGTACAGGCCGGGGTGCCCACGGAGAAGCTGGCCAGCGACACCGCCAACTGGCAGCGGGGCCAGGCCACCACGCGGATGCTCCAGTGGCTGGAGCGCTTCGGCGCTGAGATCGAGGTGGTCTTCGCCAACAACGACGACATGGCCCTGGGGGCCATCGACGCCTGCCTGGACGCCGGGCTGGCGGAGGACGCGCTGCCCTTCGTGGTGGGCGTGGACGCCACGCCCCCGGCCCTGGACGCCGTGGCGGAGGGGCTTTTGAAGGGCACCGTGCGCAACGACGCCGCCGGGCTGGCCCGATCCATGCTGGATCTGGGCTGCGCCCTGGCCGCCGGGGAGGACCCCGGAAAGGCGGTGGAGCTGACGGACGGCAAGTACGTCTGGCTGGACTACGCCACCGTCACCCGGGACAACCTGGAGGAGTTCCGGCCCGTGGCGTAG
- a CDS encoding histidine kinase: MGRFLGSLVGRWRSFYRRSSIQMILSMSFTAVAVVGMIFLGLTLFLRFSASNNAQAAETSRRVLAQVNLNLDAYLRSMMRVSDAMYYRVIKNTDLAGGSLDAQMALLYESNRDMLVSIAVFDQGGGLVSATPLSSLKRSVLPQRQDWFVSAVERIENLHFSTPHVQNLFEDPDYRYRWVVSLSRQVELTRAGSIEGGVLLVDMSFSGIEQICKDVALSSDQGYLYLVDGDGEIIYHPRQQLIYAGLLEENNVAAAGYKDGSREEVFDGARRQVTVKTVGYTGWKLVGVVPADNIWDNYGQLLLFFLFVVLFSVFLLTFVNLHLSERISVPIKSLERSVKALEAGREDVDFDVGGPYEIERLAHSVRSMVSTMRHLMDDIIEQEEQKRRSELDVLQSQINPHFLYNTLDSVVWMTENGRTDEAILMVTSLARLFRISLSRGSNIIPIADELEHARYYLTIQKMRYKNKFSALVSAEDGVEGLYTIKLIVQPILENAIYHGMAYADGDGEIAVRAFREGEDVLIDVTDNGPGMPPEVVGRLLDPRYRAQPGSDGSGIGLRNVHQRIKLTFGEAYGLTIQSEPDAGTAVRVRLPALDGAGAAPYRKEAGE, from the coding sequence GTGGGCAGATTCCTGGGATCCCTGGTGGGGCGCTGGCGGAGCTTCTACCGCCGCTCCAGCATCCAGATGATCCTCTCCATGTCCTTCACCGCCGTGGCCGTGGTGGGGATGATCTTCCTGGGCCTGACCCTCTTTCTGCGCTTTTCCGCGTCCAACAACGCCCAGGCGGCCGAGACCAGCCGGCGGGTGCTGGCCCAGGTGAACCTGAACCTGGACGCCTACCTGCGCAGCATGATGCGGGTGTCCGACGCCATGTACTACCGGGTGATTAAAAATACGGACCTGGCCGGGGGCAGCCTGGACGCGCAGATGGCGCTGCTCTACGAGAGCAACCGGGACATGCTGGTGTCCATCGCGGTCTTTGACCAGGGCGGGGGGCTGGTCTCCGCCACCCCGCTCTCCTCCCTGAAGCGCAGCGTCCTGCCCCAGCGGCAGGACTGGTTCGTCTCGGCGGTGGAGCGTATCGAGAACCTGCACTTCTCCACCCCCCACGTGCAGAACCTCTTCGAGGACCCGGACTACCGCTACCGCTGGGTGGTCTCCCTCAGCCGGCAGGTGGAGCTGACCCGGGCGGGCTCCATCGAGGGGGGCGTGCTGCTGGTGGACATGAGCTTCAGCGGCATCGAGCAGATCTGCAAGGACGTGGCCCTGTCCTCCGACCAGGGGTACCTCTATCTGGTGGACGGGGACGGGGAGATCATCTACCACCCCCGGCAGCAGCTCATCTACGCGGGGCTGCTGGAGGAGAACAACGTGGCCGCCGCCGGCTATAAGGACGGCAGCCGCGAGGAGGTCTTCGACGGCGCGCGGCGGCAGGTCACCGTAAAGACCGTGGGCTACACCGGCTGGAAGCTGGTGGGCGTGGTGCCCGCCGACAACATCTGGGACAATTACGGGCAGCTGCTGCTCTTTTTCCTCTTTGTGGTGCTCTTTTCGGTGTTTTTGCTGACCTTCGTCAACCTCCACCTGTCCGAGCGCATCTCGGTGCCCATCAAGAGCCTGGAGCGCTCCGTGAAGGCCCTGGAGGCGGGGCGGGAGGACGTGGACTTCGACGTGGGCGGCCCCTACGAGATCGAGCGCCTGGCCCACTCCGTGCGCTCCATGGTGTCCACCATGCGCCACCTGATGGACGACATCATCGAGCAGGAGGAGCAGAAGCGGCGCAGCGAGCTGGACGTGCTCCAGTCCCAGATCAACCCCCACTTCCTCTACAACACCCTGGACTCGGTGGTGTGGATGACCGAGAACGGCCGCACCGACGAGGCCATCCTCATGGTGACCTCCCTGGCCCGGCTCTTCCGCATCTCCCTGAGCCGGGGCAGCAACATCATCCCCATCGCGGACGAGCTGGAGCACGCCCGCTACTACCTCACCATCCAGAAGATGCGCTACAAGAACAAGTTTTCCGCGCTCGTCAGCGCGGAGGATGGTGTAGAGGGCCTCTACACCATCAAGCTCATTGTCCAGCCCATCCTGGAAAACGCCATCTACCACGGCATGGCCTACGCCGACGGGGACGGCGAGATCGCCGTGCGGGCCTTCCGGGAGGGGGAGGACGTGCTCATCGACGTGACCGACAACGGCCCCGGCATGCCCCCCGAGGTGGTGGGGCGCCTGCTGGACCCCCGCTACAGGGCCCAGCCGGGCTCCGACGGCTCCGGCATCGGCCTGCGCAACGTGCACCAGCGCATCAAGCTCACCTTCGGGGAGGCCTACGGCCTCACCATCCAGAGCGAGCCCGACGCGGGCACCGCCGTCCGGGTCCGCCTGCCCGCCCTGGACGGGGCCGGGGCGGCCCCCTACCGGAAGGAGGCGGGCGAATGA
- the mglC gene encoding galactoside ABC transporter permease MglC: MTKETTKAVAKQPWTSKRVLDLVLNNALLIIMVIAVIAIAIMNPNFITLNSIINILSQTAAYLPVALGVAGCIVLTGTDLSAGRIVGLTACVAASLLQALDAANKMWNINPLPIPVVILIVVVIGALIGAFNGFFVAKFKLHPFIVTLGTQLIIYTLLLLYVKMGNNKGMAISGLAQSYSGFITGSFIAKLGGPNIPNYVWMVVVLTAVMWFIWNKTTFGKNMFALGSNEEAARVSGVNVFLTTILVFALAGAMYSFTGFIEGARIASNTANTGFNYELDGIAACVIGGVSFVGGIGKISGILIGVLMLRLIFVGLNMIGINQDFFYVIKGGIILFACALDMRKYLVKK, encoded by the coding sequence ATGACGAAAGAAACTACCAAAGCGGTGGCCAAGCAGCCCTGGACCTCCAAGCGGGTGCTTGACCTGGTGCTGAACAACGCGCTGCTCATCATCATGGTCATCGCCGTCATCGCCATCGCCATCATGAATCCCAATTTCATTACCCTGAACTCCATCATCAACATCCTGTCCCAGACGGCGGCCTACCTGCCCGTGGCCCTGGGCGTGGCCGGGTGCATCGTGCTCACCGGCACCGACCTGTCCGCCGGGCGCATCGTGGGCCTGACGGCCTGCGTGGCCGCCTCCCTGCTTCAGGCCCTGGACGCGGCCAACAAGATGTGGAACATCAACCCCCTGCCCATCCCCGTGGTCATCCTGATCGTGGTGGTCATCGGCGCCCTGATTGGCGCCTTCAACGGCTTCTTCGTGGCCAAGTTCAAGCTGCACCCCTTCATCGTCACCCTGGGCACCCAGCTCATCATTTACACCCTGCTGCTGCTCTACGTGAAGATGGGCAACAACAAGGGCATGGCCATCTCCGGCCTGGCCCAGTCCTACTCGGGCTTCATCACCGGCTCCTTCATCGCCAAGCTGGGCGGGCCCAACATCCCCAACTACGTGTGGATGGTCGTGGTGCTCACCGCCGTGATGTGGTTCATCTGGAACAAGACCACCTTCGGCAAGAACATGTTCGCCCTGGGCTCCAACGAGGAGGCCGCCCGCGTGTCCGGCGTCAACGTGTTTCTGACCACCATCCTGGTGTTCGCCCTGGCCGGCGCCATGTACTCCTTCACCGGCTTCATCGAGGGCGCCCGCATCGCCTCCAACACCGCCAACACAGGCTTTAACTACGAGCTGGACGGCATCGCCGCCTGCGTCATCGGCGGCGTCAGCTTCGTGGGCGGCATCGGCAAGATCAGCGGCATCCTCATCGGCGTGCTCATGCTGCGGCTCATTTTCGTGGGCCTGAACATGATCGGCATCAACCAGGACTTCTTCTACGTCATCAAGGGCGGCATCATCCTGTTCGCCTGCGCGCTGGATATGCGCAAATACCTGGTCAAGAAATAA
- the mglA gene encoding galactose/methyl galactoside import ATP-binding protein MglA: MDQPALLEMRNISKEFPGVKALDNVSITVRPGTVHALMGENGAGKSTLMKCLFGIYKKDSGTITLEGKNVDFKSSKEALENGVAMVHQELNQALTRSVQDNLWLGRYPKVGGVMVSERIMKKRTREIFEELEVNVNPSAIMSTMPVSQRQMVEIAKAVSYESKIIVFDEPTSSLTEAEVEHLFRIINMLRDKGCGIIYISHKMEEILRISDEVTIMRDGAWVATRPAKELTMEEIIRLMVGRELTNRFPPKTNRPGEVILDVQNLSGRYTRLKEASFQLHKGEILGIAGLDGSGRTEVLENLFGAMTKAGGEITLHGKKIQNRTPKEAIKNGFALLTEERRATGIFSIRDIRDNTVISSLGDYLLGGVCLSDRKMKEKTDWSIQAMRIKTPSQKTQIRSLSGGNQQKVIIGRWLLTKPEVLLLDEPTRGIDVGAKYEIYQLILDLANEEKGVIMVSSEMPELLGICDRILVMSGGRLAGEVDAKSTSQEEILTLAAKYV, from the coding sequence ATGGATCAACCGGCCCTGCTGGAGATGAGGAACATCAGCAAGGAATTCCCCGGCGTCAAGGCGCTGGACAACGTGTCGATCACGGTCCGGCCCGGCACCGTGCACGCCCTGATGGGCGAGAACGGAGCCGGCAAGTCCACGTTGATGAAATGTCTCTTCGGCATCTACAAAAAGGACAGCGGCACCATCACCCTGGAGGGGAAGAACGTCGATTTCAAAAGCTCCAAGGAGGCGCTGGAAAACGGCGTGGCCATGGTGCACCAGGAGCTGAACCAGGCCCTGACCCGCAGCGTGCAGGACAACCTTTGGCTGGGCCGCTACCCAAAGGTGGGCGGAGTCATGGTCAGCGAGCGCATCATGAAAAAGCGCACCCGGGAGATCTTCGAGGAGCTGGAGGTCAACGTGAACCCCAGCGCCATCATGTCCACCATGCCGGTGTCCCAGCGGCAGATGGTGGAGATCGCCAAGGCGGTGAGCTATGAGTCCAAGATCATCGTGTTTGACGAGCCCACCTCCTCACTGACCGAGGCCGAGGTGGAGCACCTGTTCCGCATCATCAATATGCTGCGGGACAAGGGCTGCGGCATCATCTACATCAGCCACAAGATGGAGGAGATCCTACGCATCTCCGACGAGGTGACCATCATGCGCGACGGCGCGTGGGTGGCCACCCGGCCGGCCAAGGAGCTGACCATGGAGGAGATCATCCGCCTGATGGTGGGCCGGGAGCTGACCAACCGCTTCCCCCCCAAGACCAACAGGCCGGGGGAGGTCATCCTGGACGTGCAAAACCTGTCGGGCAGGTACACCCGGCTCAAGGAGGCCTCCTTCCAGCTCCACAAGGGGGAGATCCTGGGCATCGCGGGCCTGGACGGCTCGGGCCGCACCGAGGTGCTGGAGAACCTCTTCGGCGCCATGACCAAGGCGGGGGGCGAGATCACCCTGCACGGGAAGAAGATCCAGAACCGCACCCCCAAGGAGGCCATCAAGAACGGCTTCGCCCTGCTGACCGAGGAGCGCCGGGCCACCGGCATTTTCAGCATCCGGGACATCCGGGACAACACGGTCATCTCCAGCCTGGGGGACTACCTGCTGGGCGGCGTCTGCCTAAGCGACAGGAAGATGAAGGAGAAGACCGACTGGTCCATCCAGGCCATGCGCATCAAGACCCCCAGCCAAAAGACCCAGATCCGCTCCCTGTCCGGCGGCAATCAGCAGAAGGTCATCATCGGCCGGTGGCTGCTGACCAAGCCCGAGGTGCTGCTGCTGGACGAGCCGACCCGCGGCATCGACGTGGGCGCCAAGTACGAGATCTACCAGCTGATTCTGGATCTGGCCAACGAGGAGAAGGGGGTCATCATGGTCTCCTCCGAGATGCCGGAGCTGCTGGGGATCTGCGACCGGATCCTGGTCATGTCCGGCGGCCGCCTGGCCGGCGAAGTGGACGCAAAGAGCACCAGCCAGGAGGAGATCCTCACCCTGGCCGCGAAATATGTGTAG
- the mglB_2 gene encoding galactose ABC transporter substrate-binding protein, with protein MKKKLALVLAAIFMFAAFAGCSGTGSSATPAPGTQGPSDPAPAPGAAELNVGVFYYNFSDVYITSVRTAMDAQLNALGVKFQNYDANTTQATQIDQINTAITNGANLLIVNIVETSSPDAAQKAADAAKAAGIPIIFFNREVQDSVVQSYDNCAFVGTDAAEAGHMQGTMIADYLLANYDAVDLNGDGVISYVMFKGQEGNAEAEYRTQYSVEDCDTALTEAGKSPLAFYDSKNSSKYLVDQTGAWSSQAATDYMTTILAEYSEANGNMVEMVIANNDGMAEGAIAALQSAGYNKGNDENGNPTSTVIPVFGVDAVDTAVQKIQNGMMTGTVKQDAEGMAKTICTLVANIQGGSALMNNIDAANGYNVDLNDDGSVKVNKIRVPYALYTGE; from the coding sequence ATGAAAAAGAAGCTCGCTCTTGTCCTTGCGGCCATCTTTATGTTCGCCGCCTTCGCCGGCTGCTCCGGCACCGGCTCCAGCGCGACCCCCGCCCCCGGGACCCAGGGCCCCTCTGATCCCGCCCCCGCCCCCGGCGCTGCGGAGCTGAACGTTGGCGTGTTCTACTACAACTTCTCCGACGTGTACATCACCAGCGTGCGCACCGCCATGGACGCGCAGCTGAACGCCCTGGGCGTGAAGTTCCAGAACTACGACGCCAACACCACCCAGGCCACCCAGATTGACCAGATCAACACGGCCATCACCAACGGCGCCAACCTGCTGATCGTCAACATCGTGGAGACCTCCTCCCCCGACGCCGCCCAGAAGGCCGCCGACGCCGCCAAGGCCGCCGGCATCCCCATCATCTTCTTCAACCGCGAGGTTCAGGACTCCGTGGTCCAGAGCTATGACAACTGCGCCTTCGTCGGCACCGACGCCGCCGAGGCCGGCCACATGCAGGGCACCATGATCGCCGATTACCTGCTGGCCAACTACGACGCCGTGGACCTCAACGGCGACGGCGTCATCTCCTACGTCATGTTCAAGGGCCAGGAGGGCAACGCCGAGGCCGAGTACCGCACCCAGTACTCCGTGGAGGACTGTGACACCGCCCTGACCGAGGCCGGCAAGTCCCCGCTGGCCTTCTATGACTCCAAGAACTCCTCCAAGTACCTGGTTGACCAGACCGGCGCGTGGTCCTCCCAGGCCGCCACCGACTACATGACCACCATCCTGGCCGAGTACTCCGAGGCCAACGGCAACATGGTGGAGATGGTCATCGCCAACAACGACGGCATGGCCGAGGGCGCCATCGCCGCCCTCCAGAGCGCCGGCTACAACAAGGGCAACGACGAGAACGGCAATCCCACCTCCACCGTCATCCCCGTGTTCGGCGTGGACGCCGTGGACACCGCCGTGCAGAAGATCCAGAACGGCATGATGACCGGTACCGTCAAGCAGGACGCCGAGGGTATGGCCAAGACGATCTGCACCCTGGTGGCCAACATCCAGGGCGGCAGCGCGCTGATGAACAACATCGACGCGGCCAACGGCTACAACGTGGACCTGAACGACGACGGCAGCGTGAAGGTCAACAAGATCCGCGTGCCTTACGCCCTCTACACCGGCGAATAA